From the genome of Halobaculum halobium, one region includes:
- a CDS encoding DNA-binding protein → MSSNSSSSKVVTVDEQAFEKADEQAVDEDGFPVVDETPEFEAAVEQETQAKVDANHPDGIADTSEDRIHGVTLEQEERIRAREAELERISAQAELGTQDGREQRTREVVSEQCGRDEPAPAERTDPREKLTQEELAEVNEQAMRISDEVQGGWSRSVVAKQLAEKVQRGRDVTKAVLETLEELKAAPGAIVPIADVPDVPVGEVTVEGTIETLWEPSSSSIQQVGLIADDSGKIKFTCWEKSGQTVVREGQKVRFRAAAKNWYEGRCSIALTGWSRIEFPGRGRWWEE, encoded by the coding sequence ATGTCAAGTAACAGCTCTAGTAGCAAGGTCGTTACGGTGGATGAACAGGCATTCGAAAAAGCGGACGAGCAGGCGGTCGATGAGGACGGCTTCCCGGTCGTCGACGAGACGCCAGAGTTCGAGGCGGCAGTCGAGCAGGAGACGCAGGCCAAGGTCGATGCGAACCACCCGGATGGGATCGCGGACACGAGCGAGGACCGGATTCACGGTGTCACCCTCGAACAGGAGGAGCGTATTCGGGCGCGGGAAGCCGAACTGGAGCGCATCAGTGCCCAGGCCGAGCTGGGAACACAGGACGGTCGCGAGCAGCGCACGCGAGAGGTCGTCAGCGAGCAGTGTGGCCGTGACGAGCCGGCGCCGGCGGAGCGTACGGATCCCCGAGAAAAGCTGACGCAAGAGGAGCTCGCAGAGGTCAACGAGCAAGCCATGCGGATCAGCGACGAAGTGCAGGGCGGCTGGTCGAGATCGGTCGTCGCGAAGCAGTTGGCCGAGAAGGTGCAGCGCGGTCGGGACGTCACGAAGGCGGTGCTGGAAACCCTCGAGGAGCTGAAGGCGGCGCCGGGGGCGATCGTGCCCATCGCGGACGTGCCGGACGTCCCGGTTGGTGAGGTGACGGTCGAAGGAACAATCGAGACCCTCTGGGAGCCTTCCTCCTCAAGCATCCAGCAAGTCGGGCTGATAGCGGATGATAGCGGGAAAATCAAGTTCACCTGCTGGGAGAAATCCGGGCAGACGGTGGTGCGTGAAGGTCAAAAGGTGCGGTTCCGGGCAGCAGCCAAAAACTGGTACGAAGGCCGGTGCTCAATCGCGCTGACCGGGTGGTCGCGGATCGAGTTCCCGGGGCGCGGTCGGTGGTGGGAAGAATAG
- a CDS encoding homing endonuclease associated repeat-containing protein: MTGERELTCDVCGKSFDTKDALGGHNSSHSRRISDTQLLAEVDRLVNELGRSPTATEMNELGAYSAGTYKNRFGSWAEALQEAGYEPVKQHRVSEDALLDEIRRLATEDGTPPTAADMRSEGEFTVTIAQNRFGSWNEALEAAGYDPNHRHRISDAELLEEIHRLADELGKIPTAQEMKDHGEFSHRPYFTRWEGWQAAIRAAGYEPVGRPAGPDHHNWKEQPVHEWREYGDNWNEQRQKALERDNYTCQTPDCEWTQEAHLETFTRGLHVHHIRPLSAFGDDESEVDFERANRLDNLVTVCAEHHHLWERASPLRLDIR; the protein is encoded by the coding sequence ATGACGGGTGAACGTGAGCTAACCTGCGATGTCTGTGGAAAGTCCTTCGACACCAAGGACGCGCTGGGCGGCCACAACAGTAGCCACAGCCGCCGCATCTCAGACACCCAGTTACTGGCCGAGGTCGACCGTCTCGTAAACGAGCTGGGCCGTTCCCCAACAGCCACAGAGATGAATGAGCTAGGGGCGTATTCAGCTGGAACGTACAAAAATAGATTCGGCAGCTGGGCAGAGGCACTCCAGGAAGCGGGATACGAACCGGTGAAACAACACCGAGTGTCCGAAGACGCACTCCTCGACGAAATTAGACGGCTCGCAACGGAGGACGGGACGCCGCCAACGGCGGCCGACATGCGCTCGGAGGGCGAGTTCACGGTCACAATCGCGCAGAATCGCTTCGGGAGCTGGAACGAAGCGCTGGAGGCAGCTGGGTACGACCCCAACCATCGGCATCGGATTTCGGATGCAGAATTACTCGAAGAGATCCATCGGCTTGCCGACGAACTAGGGAAGATCCCCACAGCGCAGGAGATGAAAGACCACGGAGAGTTCTCGCATCGACCCTACTTTACTCGCTGGGAGGGCTGGCAAGCTGCGATCCGAGCAGCGGGCTACGAACCGGTCGGCCGTCCAGCCGGCCCAGACCATCACAACTGGAAAGAACAGCCAGTCCACGAGTGGCGCGAGTACGGGGACAACTGGAATGAACAACGTCAGAAAGCGCTTGAACGCGACAACTATACCTGTCAAACGCCGGACTGTGAGTGGACGCAGGAGGCGCATCTCGAGACATTCACGAGAGGACTCCACGTACATCATATCCGACCGCTAAGCGCCTTCGGCGACGACGAGAGTGAGGTGGATTTCGAGCGGGCCAACCGGCTGGATAACCTCGTTACGGTGTGTGCCGAACACCATCATCTCTGGGAGCGGGCATCACCGCTCCGACTCGATATACGGTGA
- a CDS encoding transcription initiation factor IIB produces MATRDIYESGFDEDVRTESSANQCPECDGRVTTNAVETVCEDCGLVVDEQRIDHGPEWRAYDDEERERTGAPLTAARHDRGLSTEIGRGTDAKGNEISGQKRRRLARMRREQTRGRWRSKAERNLAHGLGEVRRLASALELSDSVRDQACQLFRSAQNEDLLRGRSIEAIAAASVYGACRCNGRSRLVDDVSEMARVAESRVTNAYKTLNEELGLPAEPVSPSMFVPRLASDLECPDEIRQRARALAEQAEGRGVTTGVHPAGFAAACLYKAGREEGRWLTQSEAADVANASKATVRAHRDTLEERVA; encoded by the coding sequence ATGGCAACCAGAGACATCTACGAGAGCGGATTCGACGAAGACGTCCGAACGGAATCGAGTGCGAACCAGTGTCCCGAGTGCGACGGTCGGGTCACCACGAACGCGGTCGAAACGGTCTGCGAGGACTGTGGCCTGGTCGTCGACGAACAGCGCATCGATCACGGGCCGGAGTGGCGGGCGTACGACGACGAGGAGCGCGAGCGAACGGGCGCCCCACTTACTGCGGCCCGCCACGATCGCGGCCTGTCGACGGAGATCGGTCGCGGCACCGACGCGAAGGGGAACGAGATCTCTGGGCAGAAGCGACGGCGACTCGCGCGGATGCGCCGTGAGCAGACTCGCGGTCGCTGGCGGTCGAAAGCGGAACGGAATCTCGCACACGGACTGGGCGAGGTGCGTCGGTTGGCGAGTGCGCTCGAACTCTCTGATTCGGTCCGCGACCAGGCGTGTCAGCTCTTCCGGAGCGCCCAGAACGAGGATCTGCTTCGTGGCAGATCCATCGAGGCCATCGCCGCGGCCAGCGTCTACGGGGCCTGCCGGTGCAACGGCCGCTCGCGGTTGGTGGACGACGTCAGCGAGATGGCCCGCGTCGCGGAGTCACGAGTCACGAACGCGTACAAAACGTTGAACGAGGAGCTGGGCCTCCCCGCTGAGCCCGTCTCCCCCAGCATGTTCGTGCCGCGCCTCGCCTCGGACCTCGAGTGTCCGGACGAAATCCGACAGCGGGCCCGAGCCCTCGCGGAGCAGGCCGAGGGGCGCGGCGTCACGACGGGCGTCCATCCGGCCGGGTTCGCAGCGGCCTGCCTCTACAAGGCCGGTCGCGAAGAGGGCCGATGGTTGACGCAATCCGAGGCCGCGGACGTAGCGAACGCCTCGAAGGCGACTGTTCGGGCACACCGGGATACGTTGGAGGAACGGGTCGCCTGA